A stretch of the Clarias gariepinus isolate MV-2021 ecotype Netherlands chromosome 26, CGAR_prim_01v2, whole genome shotgun sequence genome encodes the following:
- the klhl24b gene encoding kelch-like protein 24 produces the protein MVLILGRRLNREDSAVHESPVVKRKVLEMDTKTLSSHDVFDFSSGPSHAESILQMFNEFRDGRLFTDVVISVEGREFPCHRAVLSACSSYFRAMFCNDHRESRAMLVEINGIRADAMDTFLQYVYTGRARITTENVQFLFETSSLFQIGTLRDACAKFLEDQLDPCNCLGIQRFADAHSLKQLANRCRNYALQSFADVAQHEEFLDLRRDELEEYISSDEVVIGKEETVFEAVMRWVYHDIEHRRSVLRDLLTHVRLPLLHPNYFVQTVEGDQLIQNAPECYQLLHEARRYHVLGNEMMSPRTRPRRSTGFSEVIVVVGGCERVGGFNLPYTECYDPVTGEWKSLAKLPEFTKSEYAVCALRNDILVSGGRINSRDVWMYNSQLNIWIRVASLNKGRWRHKMAVLLGKVYAVGGYDGQSRLSSVECYDSFSNRWTEVAPMKEAVSSPAVAGCVNKLFVIGGGPDDNTCSDKVQCYDPESDCWLLRANIPIAKRCITAVSLNNLIYVSGGLTKSIYCYDPVEDYWMHVVHTFSKQESCGMSVCNGKIYILGGRGESGEASDTILCYDPATGIITGVAAMPRPISYHGCVTVHRYNEKFYHS, from the exons ATGGTGTTGATCCTGGGCAGACGGCTAAACCGGGAGGATTCGGCTGTCCACGAGTCTCCTGTCGTCAAGCGCAAGGTCCTGGAGATGGACACAAAAACTCTAAGCAGCCATGATGTCTTTGACTTCTCCTCAGGCCCGAGTCACGCTGAGAGCATCCTCCAGATGTTCAACGAGTTCCGTGACGGCCGGCTCTTCACCGACGTGGTGATCAGCGTGGAGGGTCGGGAGTTCCCGTGTCACCGTGCCGTGCTGTCCGCCTGCAGCAGCTACTTCCGTGCCATGTTCTGTAACGACCACCGCGAGAGCCGTGCCATGCTGGTGGAGATCAACGGCATCCGCGCGGATGCCATGGACACCTTCCTGCAGTACGTGTACACGGGTCGGGCACGCATCACCACCGAAAACGTGCAGTTCCTATTCGAGACGTCCAGCTTGTTCCAGATCGGGACGCTCCGTGATGCCTGCGCCAAGTTCCTGGAGGACCAGCTGGACCCGTGTAACTGCCTGGGCATCCAGAGGTTCGCTGACGCCCACTCGCTCAAGCAGCTCGCTAACCGGTGCCGTAACTACGCCCTGCAGAGCTTCGCCGACGTGGCGCAGCACGAGGAGTTCCTGGACCTGCGCCGTGACGAGCTCGAGGAGTACATCTCCAGCGACGAGGTCGTCATTGGGAAGGAAGAGACAGTGTTCGAGGCTGTCATGCGCTGGGTCTACCACGACATCGAACACCGGCGCTCGGTCCTGCGTGACCTCCTGACGCACGTCCGCCTGCCGCTGCTGCACCCGAACTACTTTGTGCAGACTGTTGAAGGCGATCAGCTGATCCAGAACGCTCCGGAGTGCTACCAGCTGCTCCACGAGGCACGGCGATACCACGTCCTGGGCAATGAGATGATGTCACCTCGGACACGCCCACGCAG GTCCACGGGCTTCTCGGAGGTCATCGTGGTGGTGGGCGGCTGCGAGCGAGTCGGAGGCTTCAACCTGCCGTACACCGAGTGCTACGACCCCGTCACGGGAGAGTGGAAGTCCCTGGCCAAGCTTCCTGAGTTCACCAAGTCTGAGTACGCAGTGTGTGCCCTGCGCAACGACATCCTGGTctcag gaggTCGCATTAACAGCAGAGATGTGTGGATGTACAACTCACAGCTCAACATCTGGATCCGAGTCGCGTCTCTCAATAAAGGACGCTGGAGACACAAAATGGCCGTCTTACTGGGAAAg gtgtatGCGGTGGGCGGTTACGACGGTCAGTCACGCCTCAGCAGCGTCGAGTGCTACGACTCTTTCTCCAACCGCTGGACGGAGGTGGCGCCCATGAAGGAGGCGGTGAGTTCTCCGGCGGTGGCCGGCTGCGTCAACAAGCTCTTCGTCATCGGAGGAGGTCCTGACGACAACACCTGCTCCGACAAG GTGCAGTGCTACGACCCGGAGTCAGACTGCTGGTTGCTAAGGGCCAACATCCCCATCGCCAAGCGCTGCATCACCGCCGTGTCCCTCAACAACCTCATCTACGTCTCGGGCGGTTTGACCAAATCCATCTACTGCTACGACCCCGTGGAGGACTACTGGATGCACGTTGTTCATACCTTCAGCAAACAG GAGAGCTGTGGGATGTCGGTGTGTAACGGGAAGATCTACATCCTGGGCGGTCGCGGCGAGAGCGGCGAGGCATCGGACACCATCCTGTGCTACGACCCGGCCACGGGCATCATCACGGGTGTAGCAGCGATGCCACGCCCCATCTCGTACCACGGCTGTGTGACCGTCCACCGCTACAACGAGAAGTTCTACCACTCATGA